The Dehalogenimonas sp. 4OHTPN genome window below encodes:
- a CDS encoding guanylate kinase — MTFKPPLPAPVLIVLSGPSGVGKDAVLERMKERQLPGVKYVTTVTTRAQRPREIGGRDYHFFSQPEFKKLIEADELLEWAEVYGNFYGVPKAAVREALRAGHDVVVKVDVQGAASIKKITPGAVFIFLLPPSLKDLEARLSRRLTESPAALKRRLETAPHELEQLSMFDYFVVNHEGRIDQAVDGIAAILAAEKARVHPRNINL; from the coding sequence TTGACGTTTAAGCCGCCTCTTCCGGCGCCGGTGCTCATCGTCCTGTCAGGCCCGTCCGGGGTCGGCAAAGACGCCGTACTGGAACGGATGAAGGAGCGGCAGCTGCCGGGAGTGAAATACGTCACTACGGTGACCACCCGCGCCCAGCGCCCGCGTGAAATCGGCGGCAGGGACTACCACTTCTTCAGCCAGCCCGAGTTTAAAAAGCTCATTGAAGCGGATGAACTCCTGGAATGGGCGGAGGTTTACGGCAATTTCTACGGCGTGCCCAAGGCGGCGGTGCGGGAAGCGCTGAGAGCCGGGCACGATGTTGTCGTCAAGGTCGACGTCCAGGGCGCCGCTTCGATCAAGAAGATCACCCCCGGCGCCGTTTTCATCTTCCTGCTGCCGCCTTCGCTCAAGGACCTGGAAGCGCGGCTGTCACGCCGCCTCACCGAATCGCCGGCGGCGCTGAAACGCCGGCTAGAAACGGCGCCGCATGAACTGGAACAGCTGAGCATGTTTGATTATTTTGTGGTCAACCACGAAGGCCGGATTGACCAGGCTGTCGACGGCATCGCCGCCATCCTGGCCGCAGAAAAGGCCCGGGTCCACCCCCGGAACATTAATCTATAG
- a CDS encoding DUF370 domain-containing protein: MSIELVHVGFGNILAMNRLIAIAPPGSAPIKRIIQESRNKGNLIDMTNGRKTKAVIFTDSGHIVLAALAPETITGRVTVGRGVMKTEVAEVPLDV, translated from the coding sequence ATGTCTATTGAACTCGTCCACGTCGGTTTCGGCAATATCCTGGCGATGAACCGCCTGATCGCCATCGCCCCTCCCGGCTCCGCCCCTATCAAGCGTATCATCCAGGAGAGCCGCAACAAGGGTAATCTCATCGACATGACCAACGGCCGCAAGACCAAGGCGGTGATCTTCACCGATTCCGGCCACATCGTCCTGGCGGCTCTGGCGCCGGAAACCATCACCGGCCGGGTGACCGTAGGCCGCGGTGTCATGAAGACCGAAGTGGCCGAGGTACCGCTTGACGTTTAA